From the Paucidesulfovibrio longus DSM 6739 genome, one window contains:
- a CDS encoding integrase core domain-containing protein, whose protein sequence is MKYEDVYPKAYSDGIELYHGLTRYFHYYNEERRHSSLDKRTPADVYRGSFNVH, encoded by the coding sequence GTGAAATACGAAGATGTTTACCCCAAGGCGTATTCCGATGGGATCGAGCTATATCATGGCCTGACACGGTATTTTCACTACTACAATGAGGAACGCAGACATTCGTCGTTGGACAAGAGGACTCCAGCGGATGTATACAGGGGCAGTTTCAATGTTCATTGA
- the larC gene encoding nickel pincer cofactor biosynthesis protein LarC, protein MNILYYDCFAGISGDMNLAAMIDLGVDPDHLRAELSKLGMDDEFRLDVSVDSRHGLCGTRVDVSLAFPGTGQAREHSAHRNLADIEAIILGSGLRSEVKQTSLEIFRRIAQAEARVHGKPLDEVHFHEVGATDSIVDIVGAAICLHSLGADAVWSSPVELGGGFVRCAHGTLPVPAPATVEILHGVPTTRGAVRQEATTPTGAAILATLADVFTDSPAMTTLRSGCGIGHRDSEIPNVLRVHLARAEAAPAAWRQQPARLLQCNIDDMTGEMLGAALDLLMEQGAMDVHFTPIIMKKNRPATCLSLLCAPEEEERFKELLFRHTSTLGVKSFPLRKSVLDVEFETLETAFGPVRIKHALLRGERLRSKPELEDCRALAQQHGLPLARIYEEIQKGGK, encoded by the coding sequence ATGAACATACTCTACTACGACTGCTTCGCGGGCATCAGCGGCGACATGAATCTGGCCGCCATGATCGACCTCGGCGTGGACCCGGACCATTTGCGCGCGGAACTCTCCAAGCTCGGCATGGACGATGAATTCCGGCTCGACGTCAGCGTGGATTCCCGGCACGGCCTTTGCGGCACCCGCGTGGATGTGTCCCTCGCGTTCCCAGGAACGGGCCAGGCCCGCGAGCATTCGGCGCACCGCAACCTCGCGGACATCGAAGCCATCATTCTCGGCAGCGGACTGCGCAGCGAGGTCAAGCAGACCAGCCTGGAGATCTTTCGCAGAATCGCCCAGGCCGAAGCGCGCGTTCACGGCAAGCCTCTCGACGAAGTGCACTTCCACGAAGTCGGCGCCACCGACTCCATCGTGGACATCGTGGGCGCGGCCATCTGCCTGCACAGCCTCGGAGCGGACGCGGTCTGGTCGTCCCCGGTGGAGCTGGGGGGCGGGTTCGTGCGCTGCGCCCACGGAACCCTGCCCGTGCCCGCTCCGGCCACCGTGGAGATCCTGCACGGCGTCCCCACGACGCGGGGCGCTGTCCGCCAGGAAGCGACCACCCCCACGGGCGCGGCCATCCTGGCGACCCTGGCGGACGTCTTCACGGACTCCCCGGCCATGACCACGCTGCGCAGCGGCTGCGGAATCGGACACCGCGACTCCGAGATCCCCAACGTCCTGCGCGTGCACCTGGCGCGCGCCGAGGCGGCCCCTGCCGCCTGGAGACAGCAGCCCGCCCGGCTGCTGCAATGCAACATCGACGACATGACCGGGGAAATGCTCGGAGCGGCCCTGGACCTGCTCATGGAACAAGGCGCCATGGACGTGCACTTCACGCCCATAATAATGAAGAAAAACAGGCCGGCCACATGCCTTTCGCTGCTCTGCGCGCCGGAAGAGGAGGAGCGCTTCAAGGAACTGCTCTTCCGCCACACCTCGACCCTGGGCGTGAAGAGCTTTCCCCTGCGCAAGTCAGTGCTGGATGTCGAATTCGAGACGCTGGAGACTGCTTTCGGCCCGGTACGGATCAAGCATGCCCTGCTGCGCGGCGAACGGCTGCGCTCCAAGCCGGAATTGGAAGACTGCCGCGCCCTGGCGCAACAACACGGTCTGCCCCTGGCCCGAATCTACGAAGAAATTCAAAAGGGTGGGAAGTGA
- the larB gene encoding nickel pincer cofactor biosynthesis protein LarB, translated as MTFDLKRLLTEIQDGSLSVEQGLERLRDLPFLDMGHTMLDLHRPLRNGLPEVIYGEGKTPEQVGEIMLRMGERSNVLATRVSPAMAAHVLSVCPDARYNPLGRVLTLVRGEQTFRDGEIAIVTAGTSDLPVAEEARLTCEMLGSRATLYSDVGVAGVHRLLDRLPALRSARVLIVVAGMEGALASVVGGLLPQPIVAVPTSVGYGAAFSGLAALLGMLTSCASGVTVVNIDNGFGAACAACKINNLF; from the coding sequence ATGACTTTCGATTTGAAACGGCTTCTCACTGAAATCCAGGACGGCTCGTTGAGCGTGGAACAGGGACTGGAACGCCTGCGCGACCTCCCGTTCCTGGACATGGGCCACACCATGCTCGACCTGCACCGCCCCCTGCGCAACGGCCTTCCCGAGGTCATCTACGGCGAGGGCAAGACGCCGGAACAGGTGGGCGAAATCATGCTCCGCATGGGCGAACGTTCCAATGTCCTGGCCACCCGCGTTTCGCCCGCCATGGCCGCGCACGTGCTCTCCGTCTGCCCGGACGCGCGGTACAATCCCCTTGGGCGCGTGCTGACCCTCGTGCGGGGCGAACAGACATTCCGGGATGGCGAAATCGCCATCGTCACCGCAGGCACCTCCGACCTGCCTGTTGCCGAAGAGGCGCGGCTGACCTGCGAAATGCTCGGCAGCCGGGCCACGCTCTATTCCGACGTCGGCGTGGCGGGAGTCCATCGGCTTCTGGACCGCCTGCCCGCGCTGCGCAGCGCCCGCGTGCTCATCGTCGTCGCAGGCATGGAAGGCGCGCTGGCCAGCGTGGTCGGCGGACTGCTCCCGCAGCCCATCGTGGCCGTGCCCACTTCCGTGGGCTACGGAGCCGCCTTTTCCGGCCTTGCCGCGCTGCTCGGGATGCTCACCTCCTGCGCCAGCGGAGTGACCGTGGTCAACATCGACAATGGATTCGGAGCGGCCTGCGCCGCCTGCAAGATCAACAACCTGTTCTGA
- a CDS encoding AbrB family transcriptional regulator, which yields MPSLARSGSLWALLVLVSILLSGLLRLAAFPAALLLGPLLAGSLFALKGTGLKLPEAMFTLAKAVIGCMVARALTPSTLAAMLSDWPVMLLAVASILASGALVGLGLLRFGTLPGSTAAWGTTPGGAAAMTALAQAYGADVRMVAFMQYLRMSLVVLTASVVSRFLMGGPAPLHPGQAAVPVLFPPLVPTLETLALIAGSMLLARVLPIPAGAMILPMIMGAALTATGTMTLTLPSWLLWAAYASLGWYVGLRFTPDMVRYALRAVPQMLLATAALIALCCGAAWMLVAWLHVDILSAYLATSPGGLDTVAAIALGSDCDVSFVLALQTLRLFAVVLAGPVIARMICRLSGASPAR from the coding sequence ATGCCATCCCTTGCCCGCTCCGGCTCCCTCTGGGCCTTGCTGGTGCTCGTATCCATCCTGCTTTCCGGCCTGCTTCGACTGGCCGCCTTTCCCGCCGCGCTGCTGCTCGGCCCACTGCTGGCGGGTTCGCTCTTCGCCCTGAAAGGGACCGGACTGAAGCTTCCCGAAGCGATGTTCACGCTCGCCAAGGCCGTTATCGGCTGCATGGTGGCTCGCGCCCTGACGCCGTCCACCCTGGCGGCCATGCTGTCGGACTGGCCCGTGATGCTCCTGGCGGTCGCCTCCATCCTGGCCTCCGGCGCGCTGGTGGGTCTCGGTTTGCTGCGCTTCGGCACCCTCCCCGGCAGCACGGCGGCCTGGGGCACCACTCCCGGCGGCGCGGCCGCCATGACCGCTCTGGCCCAGGCCTATGGCGCGGACGTGCGCATGGTGGCGTTCATGCAGTATCTGCGCATGTCCCTGGTGGTGCTGACCGCGTCGGTGGTTTCGCGCTTCCTGATGGGCGGCCCCGCGCCCCTGCACCCCGGACAGGCCGCGGTTCCGGTTCTTTTCCCCCCGCTGGTTCCCACGCTGGAAACCCTGGCCCTCATCGCGGGGTCCATGCTGCTCGCCCGCGTGCTGCCCATCCCGGCCGGAGCCATGATCCTGCCCATGATCATGGGGGCCGCGCTCACGGCCACGGGGACCATGACCCTGACCCTGCCCTCCTGGCTGCTCTGGGCCGCCTACGCCAGCCTGGGCTGGTACGTGGGCCTTCGCTTCACGCCGGACATGGTCCGCTACGCCCTGCGGGCCGTTCCGCAGATGCTCCTGGCCACGGCGGCTCTGATCGCGCTCTGCTGCGGCGCGGCTTGGATGCTCGTGGCCTGGCTGCACGTGGACATCCTCAGCGCCTATCTGGCCACCAGCCCCGGCGGGCTGGACACCGTGGCGGCCATCGCCCTCGGAAGCGACTGCGACGTTTCCTTCGTGCTCGCGCTCCAGACCCTGCGCCTCTTCGCCGTGGTGCTTGCAGGTCCGGTCATCGCCCGCATGATCTGCCGCCTGAGCGGCGCGAGTCCCGCGCGCTGA
- the qmoC gene encoding quinone-interacting membrane-bound oxidoreductase complex subunit QmoC — translation MSNPVKVQPDLKFVKELQAVGGESLKKCYQCATCSVVCPLSPQDDPYPRKEMVWAQWGLKDKLVNDIDIWLCHNCGTCSDLCPRGAKPGDLLGALRNMAYRSLAAPQIIGKWMSSSKFLPLLVAIPAVLWMLIWVIRAGQLGTAFPLFELAGHGWEVSENGVIAYGGLFPGDFTIDPIFVLTFFTMVGIFVGGVRKLLASFADLPKVYVLGQKETPGFLCALIDTLKYEVLQNSQLNECGAEPKDQQRFKGHLLLMYSFVALAIVTGVVAVTHWGGYFLSWIGAPEGLTDFVSMVGHTPMNLVNPVKLLANVGFFAGLLGLIWLTGRRVSLDKAKQGSSWYDWYLLTIIWVVFLTGFGAEVLRLTGQKFIAYPTYYVHLVAVWMLFAYLPWSKLGHLVYRTVALAYAKKIGRIPMGPRV, via the coding sequence ATGTCGAACCCCGTCAAGGTTCAGCCGGACCTTAAATTCGTAAAGGAACTGCAAGCCGTTGGGGGCGAGTCCCTCAAGAAGTGCTATCAGTGCGCCACCTGTTCGGTGGTCTGCCCCCTCTCGCCCCAGGACGATCCGTATCCGAGAAAGGAGATGGTCTGGGCGCAGTGGGGCCTGAAGGACAAGCTTGTCAACGATATCGACATCTGGCTCTGCCACAACTGCGGCACCTGCTCCGACCTGTGTCCCCGCGGCGCCAAGCCCGGCGACCTGCTCGGCGCGCTCCGCAACATGGCCTACCGCAGCCTGGCCGCCCCGCAGATCATCGGCAAGTGGATGAGCTCCTCCAAGTTCCTCCCGCTGCTGGTGGCCATCCCCGCGGTCCTGTGGATGCTCATCTGGGTCATCCGCGCCGGACAGCTGGGCACGGCCTTCCCGCTCTTCGAGCTGGCCGGCCACGGCTGGGAAGTGTCCGAGAACGGCGTCATCGCCTACGGCGGACTCTTCCCCGGCGACTTCACCATCGACCCGATCTTCGTGCTGACCTTCTTCACCATGGTCGGCATCTTCGTGGGCGGCGTGCGCAAGCTCCTGGCTTCCTTCGCCGACCTGCCCAAGGTCTACGTCCTGGGCCAGAAGGAAACCCCCGGCTTCCTCTGCGCGCTCATCGACACCCTGAAGTACGAAGTGCTGCAGAACAGCCAGCTCAACGAGTGCGGCGCCGAGCCCAAGGACCAGCAGCGCTTCAAGGGACACCTGCTGCTGATGTACTCCTTCGTGGCCCTCGCCATCGTCACGGGCGTCGTCGCCGTGACCCACTGGGGCGGCTACTTCCTGAGCTGGATCGGCGCCCCCGAAGGCCTGACCGACTTCGTGTCCATGGTCGGCCATACGCCCATGAACCTCGTGAACCCGGTCAAGCTCCTGGCCAACGTCGGCTTCTTCGCCGGACTGCTCGGCCTGATCTGGCTGACCGGCCGCCGCGTGAGCCTGGACAAGGCCAAGCAGGGCTCCTCCTGGTACGACTGGTACCTGCTGACCATCATCTGGGTCGTATTCCTGACCGGCTTCGGCGCGGAAGTGCTCCGCCTGACGGGTCAGAAGTTCATCGCCTACCCCACGTACTACGTGCACCTGGTGGCGGTGTGGATGCTCTTCGCGTACCTGCCCTGGTCCAAGCTCGGTCACCTCGTGTACCGGACCGTGGCCCTGGCCTACGCCAAGAAGATCGGCAGGATTCCCATGGGACCGCGCGTCTAG
- a CDS encoding FAD-dependent oxidoreductase: MAEKLGVYICGGCDIAKSLDVEGLAAFVKNGKHQSLCPVVKTNSVLCSPEGKAEIEADIQAEGLDGVVLCACSPRVKWDVFQFGATQVNRVNLREQCVWTFADDPGKENLLELMAKDYVNMGITYLSKSKVPAPETEKCSQTLLVLGGGFTGMTAALEAAKAGREVVLVEKQADLGGAMKNMYKTFPLTYPHTELQDTGLAGLISAVTSNAKITVKTSATLEQLKGAPGHYTAVVNGEELSIGAVVLATGWTAGDAKYLAPLGYGKFKNVVTTAELEKMAKNGGIKRPSDSKAPKSVAFILDVEKFMEKVNYAESAVCEPPDDLPCDGTEEEGEECETFHYENKESAKHLAYSSEISSLVALKQAAYVREDPEASAFILYDHMMVPGVNERFYKAAQDDPGVMLAKARVTEIKEGSGGSLIISAKNSLLGEDIEIVADMVVLPTALVPGTAHEPTMNFKYRQGPAFPDLELFDGFTDSNYICFPYETRRTGVYAAGCVRQPMPMSLAADDAAGAALKAIQCVDSADHGVAVHPRSGDRSYPVFNFVRCTQCKRCTEECPFGALDDDEKGTPMPNPTRCRRCGTCMGACPERVIGFDNYNIDQMGSAIKQVQVPDNMDEGGPRVIILACENDAYPALDMAAFRGHAWSPYVRVLPVRCLGSVNAIWVADAMSKGVDGVMLLGCKYGDDYQCHFMKGSELCNRRKENIAESLKRLGVEPERVEQYEVAIDEYDKVPGLIEKFMTEVVAKFGPNPFKGY; this comes from the coding sequence ATGGCTGAGAAGCTTGGTGTATACATTTGCGGCGGTTGCGACATCGCCAAGAGTCTTGATGTCGAGGGCCTTGCTGCGTTCGTCAAGAACGGCAAGCACCAGTCCCTTTGCCCGGTGGTCAAGACCAACTCGGTGCTCTGCTCTCCCGAGGGCAAGGCCGAGATTGAGGCTGACATCCAGGCCGAGGGGCTGGACGGCGTGGTCCTCTGCGCCTGCTCCCCGCGCGTGAAGTGGGACGTGTTCCAGTTCGGCGCGACCCAGGTCAACCGCGTGAACCTGCGCGAGCAGTGCGTCTGGACCTTTGCCGACGATCCCGGCAAGGAAAACCTGCTGGAGCTGATGGCCAAAGACTACGTCAACATGGGCATCACCTACCTCTCCAAGAGCAAGGTTCCCGCGCCGGAAACCGAGAAGTGCTCCCAGACCCTCCTGGTCCTGGGCGGCGGCTTCACGGGCATGACCGCCGCGCTCGAGGCCGCCAAAGCCGGACGCGAGGTCGTCCTGGTCGAGAAGCAGGCCGATCTCGGCGGCGCCATGAAGAACATGTACAAGACCTTCCCCCTGACCTACCCGCACACGGAGCTTCAGGACACCGGCCTGGCCGGGCTGATCTCCGCGGTGACCTCGAACGCCAAGATCACGGTCAAGACCTCGGCCACCCTGGAGCAGCTCAAGGGCGCTCCCGGCCACTACACCGCGGTCGTGAACGGCGAGGAGCTGAGCATCGGCGCGGTCGTCCTGGCCACCGGCTGGACCGCGGGCGACGCCAAATACCTGGCTCCGCTCGGCTACGGCAAGTTCAAGAACGTGGTCACCACGGCCGAGCTGGAAAAGATGGCCAAGAACGGCGGCATCAAGCGTCCTTCCGACAGCAAGGCGCCCAAGAGCGTGGCCTTCATTCTCGATGTCGAGAAATTCATGGAAAAGGTCAATTACGCCGAGAGCGCCGTGTGCGAGCCGCCGGACGACCTGCCCTGCGACGGCACCGAAGAGGAAGGCGAGGAGTGCGAGACCTTCCACTACGAGAACAAGGAAAGCGCCAAGCACCTTGCCTACAGCTCGGAAATCTCCAGCCTGGTCGCTCTGAAGCAGGCCGCCTACGTCCGCGAGGATCCCGAGGCTTCCGCCTTCATCCTCTACGACCACATGATGGTCCCCGGCGTGAACGAGCGCTTCTACAAGGCCGCCCAGGACGATCCGGGCGTCATGCTCGCCAAGGCCCGCGTCACCGAGATCAAGGAAGGTTCCGGCGGATCGCTGATCATCTCCGCCAAGAACTCGCTGCTCGGCGAGGACATCGAAATCGTGGCCGACATGGTCGTCCTGCCCACGGCGCTGGTGCCGGGCACCGCCCATGAGCCGACCATGAACTTCAAGTACCGCCAAGGCCCCGCCTTCCCGGATCTGGAGCTCTTCGACGGCTTCACCGATTCCAACTACATCTGCTTCCCGTACGAGACCCGCCGCACCGGCGTGTACGCCGCGGGCTGCGTGCGCCAGCCCATGCCCATGAGCCTGGCCGCGGACGACGCCGCGGGCGCCGCGCTCAAGGCCATCCAGTGCGTGGACAGCGCGGACCACGGCGTGGCCGTGCATCCCCGCTCCGGCGACCGTTCCTACCCGGTGTTCAACTTCGTGCGCTGCACGCAGTGCAAGCGCTGCACCGAGGAATGTCCGTTCGGCGCTCTGGACGACGACGAAAAGGGCACGCCGATGCCGAACCCGACCCGCTGCCGCCGCTGCGGTACCTGCATGGGTGCCTGCCCGGAGCGCGTCATCGGTTTCGACAACTACAACATCGACCAGATGGGCTCCGCCATCAAGCAGGTCCAGGTGCCGGACAACATGGACGAGGGCGGACCGCGCGTCATCATTCTCGCCTGCGAGAACGACGCCTACCCCGCGCTGGACATGGCGGCCTTCCGCGGCCATGCCTGGAGCCCCTACGTTCGCGTCCTGCCCGTGCGCTGCCTCGGCTCCGTGAACGCCATCTGGGTCGCCGACGCCATGAGCAAGGGCGTGGACGGCGTGATGCTCCTCGGCTGCAAATACGGCGACGACTATCAGTGCCACTTCATGAAGGGCTCCGAGCTCTGCAACCGCAGAAAGGAGAACATCGCCGAGTCGCTCAAGCGTCTGGGTGTTGAGCCCGAACGCGTCGAGCAGTATGAAGTCGCCATTGACGAGTACGACAAGGTTCCGGGACTGATCGAGAAGTTCATGACCGAAGTCGTCGCCAAGTTTGGCCCCAACCCCTTCAAGGGCTACTAG
- a CDS encoding CoB--CoM heterodisulfide reductase iron-sulfur subunit A family protein translates to MSNNSILVVGGGFAGITAALEAAELGYEVFIVEKNPYLGGRVAQLNQYFPKLCPPSCGLEIQFQRIKKNPKVKFFTLSEVESVSGKTGDFNVKITTKPRYVNGRCTGCGECAKAAKTEVESEFDFGTGKRKAAYTTHLFAFPARYTIDADACDKIELERIKNACPYDAIDLDEQPRSFELNVGSIVYATGWKPYPMEKLTTLGAGKVANVISNMQMERLASPSGPTDGKIVRPSDGAEPKRIAFVQCAGSRDENHLNYCSYICCMASLKQVRYVRARYPEAKIVVYYIDLRTPGRYDKFKALTVDDPNLSLVKGKVAAVAEDASKNPILTVENAVTGIKNDEKFDLVVLATGMQPSIAGEKLPMGLPVDEEGFIIGGEDKGVVAAGCAKLPLDVMKTAQSATSAALKAIQNVVGR, encoded by the coding sequence ATGTCGAACAACAGTATTCTCGTAGTGGGCGGTGGATTCGCAGGGATCACCGCCGCCTTGGAGGCCGCTGAATTAGGCTACGAGGTCTTCATCGTTGAGAAGAACCCGTACCTTGGCGGACGAGTGGCGCAATTGAACCAGTATTTCCCGAAATTGTGTCCTCCCTCCTGCGGCCTTGAGATTCAGTTCCAGCGCATCAAGAAGAACCCCAAAGTCAAGTTTTTCACCCTTTCCGAGGTGGAATCCGTCAGCGGCAAGACCGGTGACTTCAATGTGAAGATCACCACCAAGCCCCGCTACGTGAACGGTCGCTGCACCGGTTGCGGCGAGTGCGCCAAGGCCGCCAAGACCGAGGTGGAGAGCGAATTCGATTTCGGCACCGGCAAGCGCAAGGCCGCCTATACCACGCACCTTTTCGCGTTCCCGGCCCGCTACACCATCGATGCCGATGCCTGCGACAAGATCGAGCTTGAGCGCATCAAGAATGCCTGCCCGTACGACGCCATCGATCTGGACGAGCAGCCGCGCAGCTTCGAGCTGAACGTGGGCAGCATCGTCTACGCCACCGGCTGGAAGCCGTACCCCATGGAAAAGCTGACCACGCTGGGCGCGGGCAAGGTTGCCAACGTCATTTCCAACATGCAGATGGAGCGCCTGGCCTCTCCGTCCGGCCCCACCGACGGCAAGATCGTCCGGCCGAGCGACGGCGCCGAGCCGAAGCGCATCGCCTTCGTGCAGTGCGCGGGCTCCCGCGACGAAAACCACCTGAACTACTGTTCGTACATCTGCTGCATGGCCAGCCTGAAGCAGGTCCGCTACGTGCGTGCGCGCTACCCCGAAGCCAAGATCGTGGTCTACTACATCGACCTGCGCACCCCGGGACGCTACGACAAGTTCAAGGCGCTGACCGTGGACGACCCGAACCTCTCCCTGGTCAAGGGCAAGGTCGCGGCCGTGGCCGAGGACGCCAGCAAGAACCCGATTCTCACCGTGGAGAACGCGGTCACCGGCATCAAGAACGACGAGAAGTTCGACCTCGTGGTGCTCGCCACCGGCATGCAGCCCAGCATCGCCGGCGAGAAGCTGCCCATGGGCCTGCCCGTGGACGAAGAGGGCTTCATCATCGGCGGCGAGGACAAGGGCGTTGTGGCCGCCGGCTGCGCGAAGCTGCCGCTGGACGTCATGAAGACGGCTCAGAGCGCGACCAGCGCCGCCCTCAAAGCCATCCAAAACGTTGTCGGGAGGTAA
- the aprA gene encoding adenylyl-sulfate reductase subunit alpha yields the protein MPLLPIKEASKGVALAEPEVIEMHADVLLVGGGMGNCGVAFEAVRWADKVGGDISIMLCDKAALERSGAVAQGLSAINTYLGENEADDYVRMVRTDLMGLVREDLIFDLGRHVDDSVHLFEEWGLPCWIKKDGKNLDGAKAKASGLSLRNGDACVRSGRWQMMINGESYKCIVAEAAKNALGEDRYMERIFIVKMLLDANQPNRIAGAVGFSTRENKVYVFTCNAAVVACGGAVNVYRPRSTGEGMGRAWYPVWNAGSTYTMCAQAGAEMTMMENRFVPARFKDGYGPVGAWFLLFKAKATNYKGEDYCETNRAMLKPYEDRGYAKGHVIPTCLRNHMMLREMREGRGPIYMDTKTALLSTFETMTPEEQKHLESEAWEDFLDMCVGQANLWAATNCAPEERGSEIMPTEPYLLGSHSGCCGIWVSGPDESWVPDDYKVKADNGKVYNRMTTVNGLFTCADGVGASGHKFSSGSHAEGRIVGKQMIRWVVDHKDFKPTLKENAADLAKEIYQPWYTYEQGKGISTDPVVNPNYITPKNFMMRLIKATDEYGGGVSTLYMTSKALLNTGFWLLGMLEEDSKKLAARDLHELMRCWEQFHRLWTVRLHMQHIEFREESRYPGFYYRGDFMGLDDSKWKCFVNSKYDPATGATTIFKKPYYQIIP from the coding sequence ATGCCTCTGCTTCCCATCAAAGAAGCTTCCAAAGGCGTCGCTCTGGCCGAACCTGAAGTGATTGAGATGCACGCCGACGTCCTGCTCGTCGGCGGCGGCATGGGCAACTGCGGCGTCGCCTTCGAAGCCGTGCGTTGGGCCGACAAGGTCGGTGGCGACATCTCCATCATGCTCTGCGACAAGGCCGCTCTCGAGCGTTCCGGCGCCGTCGCCCAGGGTCTGTCCGCCATCAACACCTACCTCGGTGAGAACGAAGCCGACGACTACGTCCGCATGGTCCGCACCGACCTCATGGGCCTGGTCCGCGAAGACCTGATCTTCGACCTCGGCCGCCACGTCGACGACTCCGTCCATCTGTTCGAAGAGTGGGGCCTTCCCTGCTGGATCAAGAAAGACGGCAAGAACCTCGACGGCGCCAAGGCCAAGGCTTCCGGCCTGTCCCTGCGCAACGGCGACGCCTGCGTGCGTTCCGGCCGCTGGCAGATGATGATCAACGGTGAGTCCTACAAGTGCATCGTGGCCGAGGCCGCGAAGAACGCTCTGGGCGAAGACCGTTACATGGAGCGTATCTTCATCGTGAAGATGCTGCTCGATGCCAACCAGCCCAACCGCATCGCCGGTGCCGTCGGCTTCTCCACCCGTGAGAACAAAGTCTACGTCTTCACCTGCAATGCCGCTGTCGTCGCTTGCGGCGGCGCCGTCAACGTCTACCGCCCCCGGTCCACCGGTGAGGGCATGGGTCGCGCCTGGTACCCGGTTTGGAACGCTGGTTCCACCTACACCATGTGCGCTCAGGCCGGCGCCGAGATGACCATGATGGAAAACCGCTTCGTCCCCGCCCGCTTCAAGGACGGTTACGGCCCGGTCGGCGCCTGGTTCCTGCTCTTCAAGGCCAAGGCGACCAACTACAAGGGTGAGGACTACTGCGAGACCAACCGCGCCATGCTGAAGCCTTACGAGGATCGCGGCTACGCCAAGGGTCACGTCATCCCCACTTGCCTGCGCAACCACATGATGCTCCGCGAAATGCGCGAAGGTCGCGGTCCCATCTACATGGACACCAAGACCGCCCTGCTGAGCACCTTCGAGACCATGACTCCCGAAGAGCAGAAGCACCTCGAGTCCGAGGCTTGGGAAGACTTCCTCGACATGTGCGTCGGCCAGGCCAACCTCTGGGCCGCCACCAACTGCGCCCCTGAGGAGCGTGGTTCCGAGATCATGCCCACCGAGCCGTACCTGCTCGGTTCGCACTCCGGTTGCTGCGGCATCTGGGTCTCCGGTCCGGACGAGTCCTGGGTTCCCGACGACTACAAGGTCAAGGCCGACAACGGCAAGGTCTACAACCGTATGACCACCGTCAACGGTCTGTTCACCTGCGCGGACGGCGTCGGCGCCTCCGGCCACAAGTTCTCCTCCGGTTCCCACGCTGAAGGCCGCATCGTCGGCAAGCAGATGATCCGTTGGGTTGTGGACCACAAGGACTTCAAGCCGACTCTGAAAGAGAACGCCGCTGACCTCGCCAAGGAAATCTACCAGCCGTGGTACACCTACGAGCAGGGCAAGGGCATCTCCACCGACCCCGTCGTGAACCCGAACTACATCACCCCGAAGAACTTCATGATGCGCCTGATCAAGGCCACTGACGAATACGGTGGTGGTGTCTCCACTCTGTACATGACCTCCAAGGCTCTGCTGAACACCGGCTTCTGGCTGCTCGGCATGCTGGAAGAGGACTCCAAGAAGCTGGCCGCCCGCGACCTGCACGAACTGATGCGCTGCTGGGAGCAGTTCCACCGTCTGTGGACCGTGCGCCTGCACATGCAGCACATTGAGTTCCGCGAAGAGTCCCGTTACCCGGGCTTCTACTACCGCGGCGACTTCATGGGCCTGGATGACTCCAAGTGGAAGTGCTTCGTGAACTCCAAGTACGATCCCGCCACCGGCGCGACTACTATCTTCAAGAAGCCCTACTACCAGATCATCCCGTAA
- the aprB gene encoding adenylyl-sulfate reductase subunit beta, whose product MPTFVNPEKCDGCKGGEKTACMYICPNDLMILDPAEMRAYNQEPDACWECYSCVKICPQGAIEARPYGDFAPLGGTCIPMRSAEDIMWTVKFRNGSVKRFKFPIRTTPEGSIKPYDGKPEPADLDSELLFTETELAKPKEALGKKFDVTDGGMSRVWKGGELQD is encoded by the coding sequence ATGCCGACCTTTGTCAACCCGGAAAAATGTGACGGCTGCAAGGGTGGCGAAAAGACCGCTTGCATGTACATTTGCCCGAACGATCTCATGATCCTGGATCCGGCCGAAATGCGCGCCTACAACCAGGAGCCTGATGCTTGTTGGGAATGCTACAGCTGCGTCAAGATTTGCCCCCAGGGTGCCATCGAGGCCCGTCCCTACGGCGACTTCGCTCCTCTCGGCGGTACCTGCATCCCCATGCGTTCCGCTGAGGACATCATGTGGACCGTCAAGTTCCGCAATGGTTCCGTCAAGCGCTTCAAGTTCCCCATCCGCACCACTCCGGAAGGATCCATCAAGCCCTACGACGGCAAGCCCGAGCCCGCCGACCTGGACTCCGAGCTGCTGTTCACCGAGACCGAGCTTGCGAAGCCCAAGGAAGCCCTTGGCAAGAAGTTCGACGTCACCGACGGTGGAATGTCCCGCGTGTGGAAGGGTGGCGAGCTCCAGGACTAG